AAAAATTCCACAAACGTAATCTATGCCTATGTTGCATGaaatcatacatgtatcatcctGTAATTGACCAGGCTGTGTAGTTGCTTTttcttactttcattttgaatagTAATTAGGAATTGAAGCAGTACAAACCACTTCTTGAGCACAACTTAACAGCTGCCAacttttattaattttttttaatgattagaTGTTTAGTTTGTTCTATCttcaaaatcaagaaaatatatcgtttggaatttaaaaaaaaaaaaaaaatcccaaattgaGGTGAAAtgttcaggattttttttttattgcatattttcCACATTTCAAGTGAAACAGAGTGTTTGACGTGAAGATTCATTCTTTTATCATAGttttttgttactttgtttttactACACAGCCATCTGGTATTTAATTTGCAGTTTGGAAATATTTCCTGAATAATTGATGCTGAGTGTAGTGTATGTATTGAtaaacagaaaaatgatgcGGAATGTAATTCTGACTTTGATTGACACTGACAATTACAAATGTATGATGTTGGTAATTGAATATCAGCATCCATGATTGTTGTGCAGACCTACCACGTATAGTTGCTAGAAGCTATGATATGACTTGActgtatttatttcattatgttCAAAGCAATTTACGTGTTATAGTAAATCTTTCTGAATCTGCTTCAAATGGCAAAGCAATCACTCCCAAACAAGTAGCTCCAGGGTATAAGTCTACCAAGATGGTCTTGGTAAACTCGATGATGTTTGTGGGAGTGTCAACCAGAGAGAATGTTTACCGACATACCTCTTTTGTAGCATCCTGCAACCCCTTCCACGCAATATGGAATAACCCGCAGCCGTAGCACAGGATTTGCACCATTTCCTCATTTccttatgcattttttttttctccttccctGTCTGTAGGTCACTCAACTATAACGGTTGTGAGAAAGacagcaagagagagagaaagagaggcgAGACGCTCCACTGATTGGCTGAGGTCCTGCATAGGAGACCGCCTCTACTGAATACACTGTGTGCCAGCAGTGGTTTGTGTGTGGATTCCGTGGGCTAGCTGTGTCGTCGGGCTCCCATCATTCTAATTTCGTAGTAGTGCATGCATAGTGGATCGCTGGCTGCTACTTGAATACATTACAGCTATGCCCTGTGCCCCGTTCGGAGTAGTTTTCCACCTCTTGCTCTCCGCCAAAGCCTACTACATGTAGAAAGCAGCAGGCTTGACAGGCAGCAGTTAGCCGCTCCCTGCTGCATCGGCTGGAGGCTTGTTAGTGAGCTGCTGGACACCACCTCCTGACACAACCTGACGACAACAACTGTTGAAATCTACCAGCGGGGGTGCTTCTGGGCTAGATGCTTGTTGACCACAATTCAGTGAATGGAGCTATTGGGGTCTTTGACAGCCACTCACATCTGATGAGCCTGGAGTGCCAAGCCAAACACTCCGCCACAGCTCTGCTATTCAATCAACTGGCTCATTCATAGCAGAGAGGGACTCCTGTCATCACACAGCAACATATTCTGCCAGTCTGTGTCACCGGAGTGGTCGCGTCTTGATGTGATTGTAAAGCAGTTCCGCTTGCCCATCTCTTCTCACCAGAAGGATTCCATTCTAGTTGCGCGGAAGATAAAAAAATGGCTTCAGAATTCCTGCGAAGGTTGCTGAAGCGAGGGTCCGATCAGGCCCAGCGACCCAAAGTCGATGTTCACGCACTGTATACAAACTGTCAGATGAGTCGGGTTCTCATGCAAGGGCAGCTCTCAGTACATGAACCCTGGAGGAAACACAAGAAGAAGCCCAAGAGTGTTCATATGTCCCTCTTCACCAATGATTCCAGCCCTTTCCTGGTGTGGTACGCGGATAAGGCACGGAAGAAGCCGCGCGGATACTGCAACATCCAGGGGGGAAAGATTGCACCCATTGGGGAATACAGCTTCCAAATTGTGTTCAGCGGAAAGAACAACCAAGTGTACAAATTCAACACGGAGTGCTGGGACAAGCGGGAGGAATGGCTTTATGCATTGCGCGATGAGAGTAGACGAGATCCCACGATGCCCGAGTTGTCGAGTGTGACTCCCTCGCTCATGCACAGTAAGGACGATATTGCAATTACGCAGCAGACGCAACACCAGCGTCCTCCATGGAAGGGACATCGTAGGACTCTTAGTGCTGGATCGCCATCACCCCAACTTGATCGGTGCCAGGTTTCACTGCAGCGATCGCGCAGCCAACCTCACATTCAAAAGGGAAAACTTGTCAAAAAGCGACCAACACTGCTCAATTCTTCAAAGCCGAGCACAGTCGGACAATCTATCCAGGGAcagaaatattttgtgaggtcaCCTGAAGTGTGCAGAAGTTGAGGATGAAGATTTCCAGAGTGCTTTTGTATTGATTGTGATGACATATCCTGAGCTGAAGCTGatcaatttgtgtgtttttaaaaaaatgtgtttttgtgtattgTCCAAAGCTATTACTCTTGCAGTAATTTATTGTAAAATCTGCAAAACTCAAGTATATTGAATGTGACCGAAAATAATTGCAATCTGTATTTATTATTGACCCAATGCAATGCTTACTGTGTATGTCCGTATATGTGCATGGAATGCCATTAttgtttaaaatgtttgttCCTGTATTTGAAAAACTGGTGCATATCGGTAGGGTACAATCATTTTCACAATATGCATTGAACTAcctttagaaaaagaaaaatatgaaaaaaagatattatgaACTGCGATATTTTTTTGAGGTACAGCGCAAGTACTATGTAAAATACCGGCCAATATGATagtaaaaccatgattttaagtAGAGACCAAACATATTTTGTGCAGATAATCAATATCCAATTGGTGCCTTAGTATatatttacagtgtatattgaTAGGAAGTTCCACTCATCAAATGTGTTTTGAGTTTTTTGGAAATCAGAAAGGCAACTTCAGTACAAAGCTCCCGCTGTTTCTTTGGGTCCAGAATATTCCAGCTGTGAcacctaattttttttttctttttaatatttaaTTTGGTGTTGGAATTTTGAAATTATGTGCATTTCATTAGATTTTCGTGTTTGTAAATGGTTACAAATGTGAATCTGGATTTGGTTCTGATGTGCTTCATGCACACTACAAAGCTctgaaactattttttttttttttttttgtcttctgaCCCTATCAGCAGGCTTCCTGCCATCTGTATTAAATCTAAGCAGAAACAGTACTCTACAGTAAAATTCTAGCTGTTTTTTAAGTTAGTGTAATTTTGAAAAGTCAATTTTTAAGAAATTGGGTTACATTGAGATTATTCCTTATGTAGATCCTACATGTTGTCGCGTGCGAGTTTCTGAAGAAGTTGGGCAGGACTTTGTTCAGAGCTGCAGTTGTTTACATGAGATTGCGACTTTTCCCACCCCGACCAATTAATTGCTCTCACCAATTCTCTTACATTCAGAAATTGGTAAACTCTGTAACTGGGAATTCCCCTTTCTGATGGGCATTTCTTTTTGCTGCAAAGGTGATATTTGGCCCTTCCCCTATTTTGACGCGTACTATAGACCAGCAGATTCCACCGATTTGATATTTCCAGCCACGAAAGTAGTCCTGCATTTGTGTGCCATAGAATTATTTAAACTTTTCATTAGGTGTCAAATGGGCCTAACAGCTGAATGGTGATTATCATATCAGTGGTGGTAAAATAGCAGATTACAAACAGTCAGGTGCTCCACAGTTGCTGAACTTGAGTAATCCAGCCAGTATGATGAACAGTCTATGTATCGAGGCAGATTGATTAGTTGGTAGAGGCTGCCCTGtcctgtaatacatgtactcactCGAGTGTATAAATGCATGAGTGGTTGCATCAAACATTCCCTGAAATTTTGTTTGAGCTTGTGCGACAACTTTTTGTGTTTCCCCAACATATACATCTTATTTGATGTGGTGATAATTGAACACACAGTGACCAATCTGGTTGCATACAGTATGATTTTTCTCACGGGATCAATGAAGCTCGGTGTTATGAGATGGTGA
The nucleotide sequence above comes from Diadema setosum chromosome 5, eeDiaSeto1, whole genome shotgun sequence. Encoded proteins:
- the LOC140229129 gene encoding uncharacterized protein translates to MASEFLRRLLKRGSDQAQRPKVDVHALYTNCQMSRVLMQGQLSVHEPWRKHKKKPKSVHMSLFTNDSSPFLVWYADKARKKPRGYCNIQGGKIAPIGEYSFQIVFSGKNNQVYKFNTECWDKREEWLYALRDESRRDPTMPELSSVTPSLMHSKDDIAITQQTQHQRPPWKGHRRTLSAGSPSPQLDRCQVSLQRSRSQPHIQKGKLVKKRPTLLNSSKPSTVGQSIQGQKYFVRSPEVCRS